The window TTTTTAGAAAATAGTGTTTTGATGAGTATTTCAAGAGTTCCCTTCAGATGGGCAAAATTAATACCTTTGTCAATCACAAGACCTTCTACCTGAAAAAACATGGGAGAATGAGAGGCATCTGCTTCATCTTTCCTGAAGACCCTTCCAGGCATTATAGATTTTATTGGAGGTTTTCTTTTTTCCATCACTCTTATCTGCACTGGTGAAGTATGGGTTCTAAGGAGCACTTCATCGTCGATATAAAATGTATCCTGTTGATCTCTTGCTGGATGATCTTTAGGGATGTTGAGAGCTTCAAAGTTATACCAGTCTGATTCTATTTCAGGACCTTCTTCAATCGAATACCCCATTCTTAGAAATATTTCTTCTATTTCTTCTTCTATTAATCTTATTAGGTGAGGGCTTCCAGTGTAAAAAGGCCTTCCTGGAAGAGTTATATCAAAATACTCTATCTTTTTTTCAGCCTCTATTTCTTCTAAAATTTTCTGATGGGCTTTTTTTATTTCTTGCTCAACAGAATTTCTTAATTCATTCAATAATTTCCCAGCAAAAGGCCTTTCTTTTTCTGAAAGTTCTGGTATTTTTTTTAATAGAAGAGAAATTTCTCCCCTTTTTCTACTTAAAAGCAAATCTTTAAGTTCTGAAAGGTCTTTTTCACTTTTGATTATTTTTAATTTTTTTTCAAACTCTGTCTTAATCTTTGAAATTTTTTCTTCAAGTTCATTAAGCATTTTCTAAATTGCTTTTAATTTTTTTATTATTTCTTCAAATGTTTCAGGTTCATTTACAGCCAGGTCTGCAAGAATTTTTCTATTTAAATCTAAACTTTCTTTTTTCAATGCAGAAATAAATTTTGAATAAGAAATGCCGTATTTTCTGAGAGCTGCATTTATTCTTATAATCCATAGTCTTCTAAAATCTCTTTTTTTTCTTCTTCTATCCCTGTATGCATAAAGCAATGACCTCTCGACTGCTTCTTTTGCAATCCTGTAATTTTTTCTTTTGGCTCCATAATAACCTTTTGCCATTTTAAGAATTTTTTTTCTTTTCTGCCTTCTCTTACTCCCTCTCTTTACTCTTGGCATTTTTCCTCCTTTTCCTTTTAAAATTCATAGGGAAGCATTTTCTTTATTTCTGTTTTATCACTTTTTGAAGCTTGAGTTATTTTTTTCAGATTTCTCTTTCTTTTTGTAGATTTTTTAGTGAGAATATGGCTCTTAAAGGCTTTCCTTCGAAGTATTTTTCCTTTCGCCGTTATTTTGAATCTTTTTTTAGCTCCCCTGTGTGTCTTTATTTTTTGCATGTTTTAGACCTCCTTGTTTTTTTGGGCTGAGGAGTACGTACATTTGATACCCTTCAAATCTTGTGTCATATTCAGGTAAGGAAATTTCTTTGGTGTCCTCCAGGACACGATCTATTAAAACTTTTCCAAATTCAGGTCTTGATCTTTCTCTTCCTCTAAATAGTACAGTCACTTTTACTTTATTCCCTTCCTCAAGGAATCTGATGATATGTTTAAGTTTAAATTGATAGTCATGAGAGCTGATTTTCGGCCTGAATTTTATTTCCTTTATTTGAATCTGCTTTTGATGCTTCTTTGATTCATGGGCTCTTTTGTGGAGCTCGTAGAGATATTTCCCATAATTCATGATCCTGCACACAGGAGGATTTGCTTGAGGGGCTATTTCAACAAGATCCAAGTTTTTCTCCCTTGCGATGTTTAAAGCTTTATAAGTTTCCATTATCCCTATCTGATTTTTATTCTCATCGATTAATCTCACCTCTTTTGCCCGTATTTCCTCATTGATTCGATGGATTCTCTTATTCAGGGACTCACCTCCTAAATTCTAAATCTAATGTTTTATTTTTAATAGATTTTTTAATCCATCTGATAATTTCATCAATCTTATATTTTCCGATATCTCCTTTTTTATGGATTCTTAAAGAAGCAGTGTTATTTTTCATTTCTTTTTCTCCTACTATAATCATGATGGGAATCTTTTCGGTTTCAGCCTCCCTGATTTTATAACCAACTTTTTCAGACCTTTCTGAAAGACTAATTCTTATTTTTTCTTTTTGAAATCTCTCTTTAATTTTTTTTGCATAAGAAAGTGATTTTTCAGAAACTGGAATTATCTCTACTTGGTAAGGTGAAAGCCATAGAGGAAAACTCCCTCCATAATGTTCAATAAGAATCCCAAAGAATCTTTCCAAAGACCCCATTATTGCCCTGTGTATCATTATAACTCTATTTTGTTTTCCATCCTCTCCTATGTATGTAAGGTCAAATCTTATGGGAAGATTAAAATCAACCTGAATGGTAGAGCATTGCCATGATCTTCCCAAAACATCTTTAATCTTGATATCGATTTTAGGGCCGTAGAAAACACCTGCTCCTAAATCAATCCGATATTTAATGTTTAATTTCTCAAGAGAATTTTTTAAAATTTGAGTAAATTTCTCCCATTCTTTAATTTCTCCGACAAATCTGTCAGGTCTTGTTGAAAGATAAATCTCAAAATCTTGGAAACTAAATGCTTTCAAATAGTTAAGATTAAAAACAAGGAGTTTCTCAATCTCATCTTCTAACTGGTCTTCTCTCATGAATAGATGGGCATCATCCTGGGTGAATCCTCGAACTCTCATTAATCCATGGAGGACTCCGCTTCTTTCATATCTATATACAGTTCCAAGCTCAGCCCATCTCAGGGGCAATTCTCTGTAGCTTCTTAATTTAGAGTTGTAAACCTGGATATGAAAAGGACAGTTCATTGGCTTTAATTCATATTCATCTGATTCAAGTTTCATTTCCGGGTACATGTTTTCCCAGTAGTATTCAAGATGGCCGCTTGTATTCCATAGTTCTAACCTTGCTATGTGAGGAGTAAAAAGCAGTTCATACCCGTTATTTAGATGTTCTTCTCTCCAGAAATCCTCTATTATTTTTCTTACAATTGAGCCTTTTGGATGCCAGAGAATCAGGCCAGGACCTATTTCATCCCGAACGCTGAAGAGATCAAGGTCTTTTCCGACTCTCCTGTGGTCTCTCTTTTTTGCCTCTTCTAAGAAATGTAAATGCTCCTCGAGGCTTTTTTTATCTAAGAATGCGGTTCCATATATTCTCTGGAGTTTTCTTCCTTTTTCGTCTCCCTTCCAGTAAGAGCCAGAAACATAGAGCAATTTAAAATATTTTATAAAATTTGTGGATGGAACATGGGGCCCCAAACAGAAATCTATGAAATTGCCCTGTTTATAGAGACTAACCATTTCATCTCCTTTTTCAATTATTAATTCAACTTTCAGATCCTGATTTTTTTCTGAAAACAACTTAATTACTTCATCTTTTGGAAGAGAGATTTTTTCGATAGGAATATTCTGTTGAGCTAAATTTTTCATTCTCATTTCTATCTTCTCAAGATCTTCGGGTGTAAAGGGCTTTTCTCTTTCAAATTCATAGAAAAAGCCTGTTTCTGTAGGAGGTCCTATTCCTAATTTTACCTCAGGAAATATATCCAGAACTGCTTGAGCAAGCAGGTGGGATGCGCTATGTCTTAAAGTTTCTAAATCCATATTCTATTGTTTTTTTCATCTATTTCAATTAAATTAATTTCGTTCCATTTTTTCTTAGGCGCGAGCGGTCTCGAACCGCTGACCTCTACCGTGTCAAGGTAGCGCTCTACCCCTGAGCTACGCGCCTGGAAAAAACTTATATTATATAAAATATTGAAAATAGTCAATAAAAAAGGCAGCCTTTGCAGCTGCCTTTTTTCAACTTTAAGTTTTTGGTTCTGTTAGAATTACCTTACAGCTTCTCTTAGCTTTTTCCCTGGGATGAATTTGGGAACTTTCTTCTTGGGTATTCTTAGCTCTTCACCTGTTTTGGGATTTCTTCCCTTTCTTGCCTTTCTTTCGACAGTCGTGAATGTTCCAAATCCAACAAATGTAACTTTCTTTCCTGTTTTTAATGAACTCTGAATTGTAGAAAGCACGGTTTCAAGTGCTTTGGTGGATTGAGCCTTTGTTATCCCAGAATCCTTTGCCATCTTTGCAACCAAATCTGCTTTAGTCATTTATTACCTCCTTTTTAAATTTTCCTTTATTTTTAAACAAAAAAATGGGGTTGTCAAGTGTTTTTTTAAATTTTACCGATATTTCGGCATCCCTGATAAGAATTCCTCCTTGCCAGTTCATTGTCTATAGAATTCAAGATTTCGCTTTTATTTAAAAGCCATTCAGGGGCAACAAACAATTCTTTTTCCCTTTCTCCAGTGAGCCTTTGTATAACAGTTTCAGGATAAAGATATTCAATAAAGTCACAGACAAGGCTGACATATTCTTCTTTTCCAAGCAATTTTACCTCATTATTGGTGTAGAGCTTTTCAAGTTCTGTATTTTTCAATACATGAAGGGGATGAATTTTTATTCCATCAGTTTTAAGTAAGTTTAAGACTCTCGCAGTTTCTAATGTTTCCTCTTTCTCTTCCCCTGGGATTCCCAAGATTACATGAACGCAAACTCTTATGTTTCTCTTCTTTGCTTCAAGATAACTTTTTAGAAAATCTGAAAAATTATGGTTTCTATTTAGAGATTTTAAACTTCTCAGGTGAATTGATTGGAGCCCGAGTTCAAGCCAGAAATATGTTTTTTTTGAAATTTCATCGAGGAGGTCGAATATTTCATCCGGCAGACAGTCGGGTCTTGTTCCTATTGAAATTCCCACAACATTTTTTATTTTTAATGCTTCATCTATATATTTTGCTAAAATTTCCCTTGATGTATATGTGTTTGTGTGAGATTGAAAATATACTATAAATTTTTCAGCACCAAATCTTCTCTTTTTTGCCTCTATTCCTTGAATAATCTGATCTGTTATTGATACGTTTTTTTTATTTATGGGACCAGATCCATACTCATCGCAGAAAATGCATCCCTTTGATGAGAAAGTTCCGTCTTTGTTCGGGCAGTAAAATCCAGCATCTACAGGAATTTTATGAACCCTTGTGTTAAAAACCTTTTTGAGATGTTCATTGAATGAAAAATACCTTTTTTTCACTGCTTTTATTTTATTTTTATTATCATTTAATTTTCAAGCTTTAAAAAATTATTTAGTAAAATTGAGATTGATAAGAGTTATGTGATAATATTTAAACTGAAAAATTGATAATTGAAGGAGGAAGTAAAGTTTTGTGATGCGAGATATTATATCAATATTTTACTGCCCAAATCATTAGCGGCTACAAAACTTTACTTAATTTATGGGTTTCATTAGAAATGGTTGGAGGAATGAATGAAAATAAAGGCTGTTTTTCCAGGTTCTTTTGACCCGATAACGAATGGGCATGTGGATATTGTCATGAGAGGCATTGAGATATTTGATGAAATCCTAATTGCAATTCTTGAGAATCCCGAAAAGACTTCCCTTTTTAGCATTGAAGAGAGAATTTCGATGATAAAAGAGATATTTAGGGAAGAGAGTAAAATTAAGGTAGAGTCGTTCAGCGGTCTTCTTGTAGAATTTATGAAAAAAAAGGAGATAAAAATTGTTATAAGAGGCTTACGAGCTGTATCTGATTTTGAGTATGAACTTCAGATGGCATTGATGAACAGAAAACTGGATCCAGAGGTTGAGACATTTTTTATGGTTCCCAATGTGAAATATTCATTTTTAAGCTCAAGACTTATTAAAGAGATTTTTTATTATGGAGGCTGTGTGAATGAACTTGTGCCTGAGATTGTCGAGGAAAAAATGAAAGAGAAATATAAAGTATCCAAGGAGAAATTTATTGATATCCAGAGAGAATATTGATGAAATAAAAAAAATATTCGGGGAAGAGAGATGTCTAAATGATGAGTTAACCCTTCAAAAATATTCATCTGATGAGACCAAAATAAGTTTCATCCCAGATTTGGTAGTTTTTCCATCATCTACAGAGGAAATTTCTATGCTGATGAAGATAGCGAACAGAGAAAAAATTCCTGTTACTCCAAGGGGAGCTGGAACAGGATACAGCGGAGGAGCTATTGCTGTTAGAGGAGGAGTAATCCTTTCTCTTGAGAAGATGAATCGAATATTAAGCATAGACCCAGAAAATTTGATTGGAGTAGTTGAGCCAGGAGTTATTACAGAGCATTTTCACAAAGAGGTTGAAAAATATGGGTTATGTTATCCGCCAGACCCTGCAAGTCTTGATAAGTCAACGATTGGAGGAAATTTAGCGGAAAATGCAGGGGGGCCAAGATGTTTTAGGTATGGAGTAACAAGAAATTATGTTCTTGGCACAAAAGCTGTTTTGCCAGATGGAGAGATAATAAAGACCGGTTCCTCGACGATTAAAAATGTGGTTGGTTATGACCTTACACACCTTCTGATAGGCTCTGAAGGGACTTTAGCAATAGTAACAGAAATTATTTTAAGGCTCGTTCCTCTTCCTCCCAACCGAACAACTTTAAGGTTTGGATTTGATTCATACATAAAAGCCGCAAATTTCATTTCAGAAATAATAAGAGAGAAAGTATTTCCTTCATCCCTTGAGTTTATGGACGAACTTTCAATTAAGTATTCATCTCAATATTTAAACATAAAAGTGGATGAAAAGATTAAAGCGTTTATACTGACAGAAATAGACGGAGAATTAGAAGCGATTGAAAAGATTAAAGAAAAAATATTGGCAGTCTCGGAAAGATATTCGCCATTGGAAGTAAAAATTCCAAAAGACAAGAAAGAAGAAGAGGATATCTGGATATTCAGAAAAAATGTGTCTTCTGCCATTAATATGGCAAAGCCAAAAAAATACAACCAGGATATAGTAGTCCCAAGAATGAAAATTCCAGAGATTCTGGAAATAATTAATGAGATAGGAAAGAAATATAAAATACTGACGATTTCGTTTGGTCATGCTGGTGATGGGAATATTCATACAAATTTTATGATTGATGATTCAAACCCAGAAGAAGTTGAAAATGTGGAAAAAGCAATAAATGAATTATTTAATGAAGTTATAAAATTAGGTGGGGTTATCTCAGGAGAGCATGGTATAGGAATTACAAAATCCCGTTTCATTAATTTACAGCTTTCTCCCTTAGAAATAGAAATTATGAAAAAGATCAAAAAAGTATTCGACCCCAATGGTATATTAAACCCTGGAAAAATTTTCCCCCTCTTTTGAAAGGCCTGAGCTTTTTAAATGAATAATGAACTTCTCCCTCTTCTTTAGGTGATAAAAAATGAACAAAATTTTGGGAAAGAGCGTATAATAGAAAGGAGGATTTTATGAAAAGGAGAATACTAATTATCGGGATTCTGATAGTAATTATAGCAGGTGCTGTGGTTTTTTATAGATATAAGAACAAGAAGAATGAACCTAAGTTCAAAACTGCGAAAGTTGAGCGTGGAGATATTTCAATTGTTGTAACAGCCACAGGAAATTTAAGCGCTTTGAACACTGTTCAGGTAGGGACACAGGTTTCAGGTATAATCGAAAAAATATTTGTTGATTATAATTCAAGCGTAAAAAAAGACCAGGTAATTGCCCAGCTTGACCAGACTTTTCTTAAAGCTCAGGTGGCGGAGGCTGAAGCAAATCTTTATAAAGCAAAGGTATCCCTTGATGAGCTTAAAAAAAATTATGAAAGAACACTCGAATTGTTCAAGCAGAATTTAGTTCCTGAGGCTGAGTTGATAAAAGCAGAAACATCATACGAATCTGCGAAAGCAACTTTAAAACAGAGCGAGGCAAACCTTGAAAGAGCTGAGACAAATTTAAGATATGCTACAATAAGATCTCCTGTGGATGGAATTGTAATAGCACGGAATGTGGATATGGGACAGACTGTGGCAGCAAGCTTTCAGACTCCCACCCTCTTTTTAATCGCTGAAGATTTAAAAAAGATGAAGGTTGAAGCATCGATAGATGAAGCTGACATTGGAAAAGTTAAAGAAAGACAGAATGCTATTTTTACAGTGGATGCGTTTCCTGAAGAAAAATTTAGAGGAGTTGTTTCTCAAATAAGGCTTGAACCAATAATAGCACAGAATGTTGTTACATACACTGTGGTTATCGATGTGGAGAATCTTCAGATGAAGTTGAGACCCGGGATGACAGCTAATGTAACAGTTGTAATTGACGAGAGATATAATGTTTTAAAAGTTCCAAGAAGTGCTGTGGTTTTTAATCCTAAGCCCGAGGATGTATTACCTGTAAAGGAACCTGAAAGACCATCTACCGAATCTCCTCAAAGTATGCCACAAAGCATGGAGGGAAGACCTTCTGAAATGGGCCAGAGAAGTGAAAGATTTAGAGAGTTTATCCAGAATCTTCCTCCTGAAAGAAGAGAAGAGATAATGAGAAGAATGAGAGAGAGAAGAGAGGGTTCAGAAGGTTCTGGAAGGAGAGCAGTCAATATAGCAAAGATATATGTGGAGAAAGATCGCGGAAAACTTGAACCTTTCATGGTAAAAACAGGAATAACAGATGGGTTTTTTGTGGAGATAGTAGAGGGAAATATAAAAGAAAATGATGAAGTAGTTATTGGATATTCAGGTCAGGAATCGAGCTCCACTCAGCGCCAGGCTCCGGGAGGCCCTCCTATGTTCAGAATGTTCCGTTAATGAGAAAGCAGGTAAAGTAAAATGGAGAGGATAATTTATGTTGAAAATATTTTTAAAATTTATAAAATGGGTGAGGTACAGATTCCAGCCCTTAGGGGACTGACTCTTGAAGTCGAAAATGAAGAATTTATATCAATAATGGGTCCATCAGGCTCAGGAAAATCTACTTTGTTGAATATTATCAGTTGCATGGATGTTCCAACTGCGGGGAAATATTTTTTAGAAGACCAGGATGTTTCAAAAATGAGAAGAAATGAGCTTGCAAAGATAAGGAATAAAAAAGTGGGTTTAGTATTTCAGAATTTTAACCTTCTTTCGAGAACATCAGCCATTGAAAATGTAGAATTGCCACTTCTTTACAATAATACTTCGGCAAAAGAAAGAAGAAAAAGGGCTTACGAAGCTCTGGAAAGCGTTGGGCTTAAAGGAAGGGAAAAGCATACAAACGCTCAACTTTCTGGAGGTGAACAGCAAAGGGTTGCCATTGCAAGAGCTATAGTTAATGACCCAAGAATTATTTTAGCTGATGAGCCAACGGGAAACCTTGATAGTGTATCAAGTTTAGAGATAATGAACATATTCCAGAAGCTTAATGAAGAGGGAAGAACAATTATCATAATCACCCATGAAAGGGATATCGCAAGTTTTTCGAAAAGGATGGTTTCGCTCAGAGATGGGAAGATTATCGGAGATGTTTTAAATTCGAATGAAAAGAATGCAGAGTCAGAATTGATGCAGGTCAAAAAAAATCTCATGGATAAAGATAATGGAGGAGATTATGAACATTTATAATATTATAAAAGTTGCGTTTCGGTCATTGAGAAAAAATAAGATGAGAACTTTTTTAACAATGTTAGGGATAATAATCGGAGTTGCTGCAGTGATAGCAATGATTTCCATCGGCCAGGGAGCAAACGCCTCTGTTCAGGAAAACATCAGAAAAATGGGAAGCAATCTTTTAATAGTATTTCCAGGGTCTTTCCACAGAGGAGGAGTTAGAGGAGGAATGGGAACAGTTATATCTTTAAAGGAAGATGATGTCAAAGCTCTCCTTGAAGAATCTAAATCAATCTCTATGGCTTCTCCCACAGTCAGAACAGGAGCTCAGGTTGTATATGGCAATATGAACTGGGCTACAGGAGTGGAAGGAGTTTATCCTGATTTCTTCTACATAAGGGAATGGCCTCTTGTATCAGGAAGATCTTTTACAATGCAGGATGTCCATGGTCAAACCAAGGTATGTGTGATAGGAAAGACTGTTTATGAAAAATTATTTGGAAACGAGGACCCTATTGGGAAGATAATAAGGATAAAAAAACTTCCTTTTACAGTAATAGGAGCCCTGGCTTCAAAGGGTCAAAGCGGAGGATGGAGGGATCAGGATGATGTTATTTTTGCTCCTCTTTATACTGTCCAGAGGAAAATGATGGGAATAACCAATATTAATACAATACATCTTTCAGTAATTTCCAAAGATATGATGAATGATGCTAAGGAGGAGATAAGGCAAGTGTTGCGAAAAAGGCACAAACTTCTTCCAAGCCAGGACGATGATTTTACGATAATGTCTCAGACAGAAATTTCAGAAGCTGCTGAATCAACGACAAGAATAATGACAATATTGCTCGGAAGTATCGCTTCCATTTCTCTTCTTGTTGGCGGAATTGGAATAATGAACATAATGCTTGTCTCAGTAACTGAAAGAACAAGGGAGATAGGAATAAGAATGGCGGTAGGAGCAAAAGAAAGGGACATTTTAGTCCAGTTTTTAATTGAATCTGTGGTTCTTTCTTTAATCGGGGGGATAATAGGGATGATTGTCGGTATCTTTTCTTCAGAGATGATATCATATTTTGCAAAATGGCCCACCCTAATTTCTTCCCAGGCAATATTACTGGCTTTTCTTTTCTCCTCTGGAGTGGGAATATTTTTCGGATTCTATCCTGCGAAAAAGGCTTCTTCTTTGAACCCTATAGATGCCCTCAGATACGAATAAGAAGATAATTGTTTCATATGCATCTGCAGGCGGAGGGCATAAAGCTGTTGCTGAGGCTATAAAAGAAGCTCTTATAAAATTAGATCCATCTGTTAAAATAGAAGTTATCGATATTCTTAATTTCACTTCTAAATTATTCAAATTTTTCTATGCCTCAGGATATCTTTTTCTTGCAAATAGAGCAAAATATCTATGGGGTTTTCTCTATTCAAGAAAAGAGGATGTATCATTTGTTTCAGAATCTAATAAATTTTCAAGGTTGGTAATGAGAATCTTGGCAAGGAGGTTTATAAGCTATATAAAAGAAATTAATCCAGATGCATTTATTTTTACCCATTTCCTTCCCTCAAAGATAGTTCAGGACATAAAAGAAAGAGATAAATTGCAGTTTAAAACTGGCGTTGTAGTTACGGATTATGGAAATCACAGTATCTGGCTAACTCCAGGAACTGATTTTTATTTTGTTGCAACCGAGCAGTTAAAAATTGAGATGGTGCATTTTTTAAATAGGTTAAAAATGAGACAAGAAAATATCATTGTTTCTGGAATTCCTGTTCGGATGAAATTTCTTGAACCAATCAACAGAGAGCAGGTGAGGGACAAACTTGGACTTTCGATTGATTGCCCTGTTATCTCATTCATAATGGGAATTGTGGGAATGAGAAGAATACTGGAAATATTAAAGTATTTAACTTCTTTGGAAGTAGATTTTCAGCTAATCTTACTTGTGGGAAAAGATGAAGAGTTGAAGAGAAAAGTTAAGGAATATTTTAAAGATAAAGAATTTCCATATCTGAGAAAAATACTCATATATGGAATGGTTGGAAATATGAATGAGATTCTGTCTGTTTCAGATTTAGTTATAACAAAATCAGGAGGAATAATTACATCTGAAACTATTTCAATGGGAGCACCAATGGTTTTTATCGAAAACTACCCTGGACAGGAAGAAAGAAATGTGGACTATTTTCTTGAAGAAGGAACTGGCATTAAAATAAATCAGCTTAGCAGTATTAAGTATAAGATTGAGTCTCTTCTTAAAGACAGAGATAGATTGAAAGGAATGAAAGAGAATGTAGAAAAAATTGCAAAGCCTGCGGCATCTTTAAGAATTGCTGAAGTAATCTTGAATGAAGTAAA is drawn from Acidobacteriota bacterium and contains these coding sequences:
- a CDS encoding HU family DNA-binding protein, with protein sequence MTKADLVAKMAKDSGITKAQSTKALETVLSTIQSSLKTGKKVTFVGFGTFTTVERKARKGRNPKTGEELRIPKKKVPKFIPGKKLREAVR
- the rpmI gene encoding 50S ribosomal protein L35 — its product is MQKIKTHRGAKKRFKITAKGKILRRKAFKSHILTKKSTKRKRNLKKITQASKSDKTEIKKMLPYEF
- a CDS encoding ABC transporter ATP-binding protein — protein: MERIIYVENIFKIYKMGEVQIPALRGLTLEVENEEFISIMGPSGSGKSTLLNIISCMDVPTAGKYFLEDQDVSKMRRNELAKIRNKKVGLVFQNFNLLSRTSAIENVELPLLYNNTSAKERRKRAYEALESVGLKGREKHTNAQLSGGEQQRVAIARAIVNDPRIILADEPTGNLDSVSSLEIMNIFQKLNEEGRTIIIITHERDIASFSKRMVSLRDGKIIGDVLNSNEKNAESELMQVKKNLMDKDNGGDYEHL
- a CDS encoding efflux RND transporter periplasmic adaptor subunit — protein: MKRRILIIGILIVIIAGAVVFYRYKNKKNEPKFKTAKVERGDISIVVTATGNLSALNTVQVGTQVSGIIEKIFVDYNSSVKKDQVIAQLDQTFLKAQVAEAEANLYKAKVSLDELKKNYERTLELFKQNLVPEAELIKAETSYESAKATLKQSEANLERAETNLRYATIRSPVDGIVIARNVDMGQTVAASFQTPTLFLIAEDLKKMKVEASIDEADIGKVKERQNAIFTVDAFPEEKFRGVVSQIRLEPIIAQNVVTYTVVIDVENLQMKLRPGMTANVTVVIDERYNVLKVPRSAVVFNPKPEDVLPVKEPERPSTESPQSMPQSMEGRPSEMGQRSERFREFIQNLPPERREEIMRRMRERREGSEGSGRRAVNIAKIYVEKDRGKLEPFMVKTGITDGFFVEIVEGNIKENDEVVIGYSGQESSSTQRQAPGGPPMFRMFR
- a CDS encoding FAD-linked oxidase C-terminal domain-containing protein, with the protein product MISRENIDEIKKIFGEERCLNDELTLQKYSSDETKISFIPDLVVFPSSTEEISMLMKIANREKIPVTPRGAGTGYSGGAIAVRGGVILSLEKMNRILSIDPENLIGVVEPGVITEHFHKEVEKYGLCYPPDPASLDKSTIGGNLAENAGGPRCFRYGVTRNYVLGTKAVLPDGEIIKTGSSTIKNVVGYDLTHLLIGSEGTLAIVTEIILRLVPLPPNRTTLRFGFDSYIKAANFISEIIREKVFPSSLEFMDELSIKYSSQYLNIKVDEKIKAFILTEIDGELEAIEKIKEKILAVSERYSPLEVKIPKDKKEEEDIWIFRKNVSSAINMAKPKKYNQDIVVPRMKIPEILEIINEIGKKYKILTISFGHAGDGNIHTNFMIDDSNPEEVENVEKAINELFNEVIKLGGVISGEHGIGITKSRFINLQLSPLEIEIMKKIKKVFDPNGILNPGKIFPLF
- the thrS gene encoding threonine--tRNA ligase, yielding MDLETLRHSASHLLAQAVLDIFPEVKLGIGPPTETGFFYEFEREKPFTPEDLEKIEMRMKNLAQQNIPIEKISLPKDEVIKLFSEKNQDLKVELIIEKGDEMVSLYKQGNFIDFCLGPHVPSTNFIKYFKLLYVSGSYWKGDEKGRKLQRIYGTAFLDKKSLEEHLHFLEEAKKRDHRRVGKDLDLFSVRDEIGPGLILWHPKGSIVRKIIEDFWREEHLNNGYELLFTPHIARLELWNTSGHLEYYWENMYPEMKLESDEYELKPMNCPFHIQVYNSKLRSYRELPLRWAELGTVYRYERSGVLHGLMRVRGFTQDDAHLFMREDQLEDEIEKLLVFNLNYLKAFSFQDFEIYLSTRPDRFVGEIKEWEKFTQILKNSLEKLNIKYRIDLGAGVFYGPKIDIKIKDVLGRSWQCSTIQVDFNLPIRFDLTYIGEDGKQNRVIMIHRAIMGSLERFFGILIEHYGGSFPLWLSPYQVEIIPVSEKSLSYAKKIKERFQKEKIRISLSERSEKVGYKIREAETEKIPIMIIVGEKEMKNNTASLRIHKKGDIGKYKIDEIIRWIKKSIKNKTLDLEFRR
- a CDS encoding TIGR01212 family radical SAM protein (This family includes YhcC from E. coli K-12, an uncharacterized radical SAM protein.); the protein is MKKRYFSFNEHLKKVFNTRVHKIPVDAGFYCPNKDGTFSSKGCIFCDEYGSGPINKKNVSITDQIIQGIEAKKRRFGAEKFIVYFQSHTNTYTSREILAKYIDEALKIKNVVGISIGTRPDCLPDEIFDLLDEISKKTYFWLELGLQSIHLRSLKSLNRNHNFSDFLKSYLEAKKRNIRVCVHVILGIPGEEKEETLETARVLNLLKTDGIKIHPLHVLKNTELEKLYTNNEVKLLGKEEYVSLVCDFIEYLYPETVIQRLTGEREKELFVAPEWLLNKSEILNSIDNELARRNSYQGCRNIGKI
- the coaD gene encoding pantetheine-phosphate adenylyltransferase, with protein sequence MKIKAVFPGSFDPITNGHVDIVMRGIEIFDEILIAILENPEKTSLFSIEERISMIKEIFREESKIKVESFSGLLVEFMKKKEIKIVIRGLRAVSDFEYELQMALMNRKLDPEVETFFMVPNVKYSFLSSRLIKEIFYYGGCVNELVPEIVEEKMKEKYKVSKEKFIDIQREY
- the pheS gene encoding phenylalanine--tRNA ligase subunit alpha, with translation MLNELEEKISKIKTEFEKKLKIIKSEKDLSELKDLLLSRKRGEISLLLKKIPELSEKERPFAGKLLNELRNSVEQEIKKAHQKILEEIEAEKKIEYFDITLPGRPFYTGSPHLIRLIEEEIEEIFLRMGYSIEEGPEIESDWYNFEALNIPKDHPARDQQDTFYIDDEVLLRTHTSPVQIRVMEKRKPPIKSIMPGRVFRKDEADASHSPMFFQVEGLVIDKGINFAHLKGTLEILIKTLFSKNTELRFRPSYFPFTEPSAEVDMRCPLCKEMDKECRLCGGTGWIEILGAGMVHPKVLETCGIEWEVYTGFAFGLGVERIAMIKLGVPDMRYFYENDLRFIKQFER
- the rplT gene encoding 50S ribosomal protein L20 — its product is MPRVKRGSKRRQKRKKILKMAKGYYGAKRKNYRIAKEAVERSLLYAYRDRRRKKRDFRRLWIIRINAALRKYGISYSKFISALKKESLDLNRKILADLAVNEPETFEEIIKKLKAI
- the infC gene encoding translation initiation factor IF-3, producing the protein MNKRIHRINEEIRAKEVRLIDENKNQIGIMETYKALNIAREKNLDLVEIAPQANPPVCRIMNYGKYLYELHKRAHESKKHQKQIQIKEIKFRPKISSHDYQFKLKHIIRFLEEGNKVKVTVLFRGRERSRPEFGKVLIDRVLEDTKEISLPEYDTRFEGYQMYVLLSPKKQGGLKHAKNKDTQGS